Part of the Herpetosiphonaceae bacterium genome is shown below.
ACGGCAGATCGTCCAAACACTGGGCCTTGAGCAGCGGGTGCGCTTCATCCACGATGTGCCCGCCGCCGATGTGCCCGCGCTGCTGTCGGGCGCGCTAGCCTTCGTCTTTCCTTCGCGCTACGAGGGCTTTGGCCTGCCGCTGCTTGAGGCGATGGCCTGCGGCACGCCCGTGATCGCCAGCAACACATCGTCGCTGCCGGAAGTCGTGGGCGATGCCGGGCTGCTGGTAGCGCCGGAGGAGGGGCCGCTGGCCGAGGCGCTGCACACGCTGCTGGACGATCCGGTGCTCCGCGAGCGGCTGCGCGAGCGGGGATTAGCGCGGGCGGCGTGCTTCACGTGGGCGGAGACGGCCCGCCGGACGATCGCGGTGTACGAGCGAGCGGCGGGCCGATGATGAAAATGTAAGGGTGTATTGCCATACGCCCCGAAGATGATCGCCGATTACCGACCGTAGCGCCAGCGCAGATAATGCTGCCCGACGTTGCCCATCTCCACCTGGAAGCCAGCCGGATTGCTCGGCGTGTAGGTCAGCACGCGCCGCTGGAACGCCTGCATCAGCACATCCTTCTCGACGCCGCCAACCTTGACGCGCGCCCAGTACGGCTCGCTGATCGGCAGGCCGACCGCAAAGATCGCGTCGATCACCTGGCCTTGACGGTAGCCGCCCTCGTAGATCAGGCCGCGCTGCGCGAAGAAATCGGTGAAGACGCGCGGTACGTTGTGGCCCAGCGTCGCATCGTAGCCGCCAATCTGCACGCCGTAGCGTCCGAGCGCTCCATCATCCGCGACGCCTCCGTCGCGCCGCAGCGTGGCGATCACGGTCTGACCCGTGCGATTGGGCGCTTTCGCGGTGTTGATTGGGTAGGCGACGCTGCGGAATGAGGCGTAGGTCGGACCCTGCGGGTTAGCCTCGGTCGGATCGCCCGCGACCGCCTGCTCGGCTGGCGCGGCGTCGGCAAAGGCCGCGTCGCCGACCTGCGTCTTGCCGGTGATTAGCTCGACTACCAGCAGGCCGTTCGTCACCTGGCCGTTGGCGGGATTGTTGATCTCCATCCGGCTTTTATCAAAGTACTGCACCACGCGCGAGCCGCCGGGGCTGTCGCTGTATGGCTCGCGATGCGACGCGGTGATCGGCTGCGGACCCCAGAGCCAGGTACGCGGCTGCGTCAGCCTGCCCTCGGCGACCGCACGGTCGGTGCGCTCCCACACACGCTGGAAGTTGGGCGTCGCGTACCTGCCATCGTAGGGCGCGGGCGCGTTGCCTGCGGGCGGCGCGGACGGCGGATTCGGCGCGCTGGCGGGGACGTGCCGCACATAGATCGGCGCGGGACCGACGCTCAGGCCGAGCGTGCCGTTTTCGGCTCCGACCTGGCTGCTGTTACCGTCGCGCTGTGTTACCGTGGCGCTCGCCGATGCGGTCGGTAGCCGCACGGCACCGCCGCCGGGTGCCCAGATCACATCGACGACATCGCCCCCAACCTGGAAACGCTGGACATACACATCGCTGCCCTGGAACGCCGTCAGATCGTCAACGTAGATCGTGCCGGAGCCGGTAGCTGTGTTCGGGCTATCGTCGACGATCAGCTCCTTGAGCCGGAGCGCGCCGTCGAGCCGCCCGTTGCCGCCGCTGATGCGGTTGCCCTCTTCGACCTCGCCGGTCAGCGAGGTGCTCAAGAACTGCCAGCCCGCCCCGCCGATGTAGCCGAGGCGGTATTGCAGCACCTCGCCCTGCTCGTCGGCGATGCGCACCTGAAGCATATGGCCTGAGCCGTCGCCATAGACCCACAGGCCGAGTCGGGTGGTATTGCCGGGCAGCGGCGTGTTTTCGCTGCGTGGAAAGGCGACATAATCGTTATTGGCGCTGTCGAAGCGGTAGCTGATCTGGCCTGCCGCGCTTCCGCCGTGGACCTGCGCCCCGCTGGCGACGATCGGCTGCTTGCCTGCGGGGAAGGGCGCTCCCCAGCCGCGCGTGTCATCGAACGACACGACGACCTGGCTCGGCATCACGTTCTGCGCGCCGCGCGGCTGCGCGCCGCCGATCTGCTGGCTGAGCACGCGGAGCGCCTGCGCCGCAGGCTTGAGCGAGCTATAGTCGGTGCTGCCGCCGCCGCCACGGATGATGCCGTAGCAGGGCTCCTGATGATCTTTGAAGTTATACCAGAGCACGCGCTCGGCACCTGCCGCCCGCAGCAGCACGCCGCCGCGCACGAGATGATTGGCCTGCTGCTGCTCGTCGGTGCGCCCGACCGGATCGCGCTCGCACGCGCCGCTGCCCCAGCCGTACTCCGTGACCCAGATCGGCTTGCTGCCGTAGCGCGCGGCCAGCGCCCGCACATTGTCGATCCCGACCACGTCGATCTGCGCGGTTTCGGGCGTGAACGGATCCACGTACGCATGGACCGAGAGCACGTCGAACGCGCCCCACGCGCCGTTAGCCGCGACCGCCGTCAGGAAGCTCTGG
Proteins encoded:
- a CDS encoding glycosyl hydrolase, with translation MRQLTLALMLIASLLLPYTCSQAATQPAPTQPAPTSQAATSSASVFGLNSHIASRYPNYETLDQPAGLVKNLAVGWVREDVQWSRVEPRPGQFDWSWHDTVFDLHRRNGVNIIGVIGPSVGWATPEPSDPVDGVSFYPPDPDRYAAFAQAVAAHYKGRVQAWEIWNEPENSNFWKPGPDAAAYARMLIKAAAAIKAVDPSVTLLSGGVVPFDQSFLTAVAANGAWGAFDVLSVHAYVDPFTPETAQIDVVGIDNVRALAARYGSKPIWVTEYGWGSGACERDPVGRTDEQQQANHLVRGGVLLRAAGAERVLWYNFKDHQEPCYGIIRGGGGSTDYSSLKPAAQALRVLSQQIGGAQPRGAQNVMPSQVVVSFDDTRGWGAPFPAGKQPIVASGAQVHGGSAAGQISYRFDSANNDYVAFPRSENTPLPGNTTRLGLWVYGDGSGHMLQVRIADEQGEVLQYRLGYIGGAGWQFLSTSLTGEVEEGNRISGGNGRLDGALRLKELIVDDSPNTATGSGTIYVDDLTAFQGSDVYVQRFQVGGDVVDVIWAPGGGAVRLPTASASATVTQRDGNSSQVGAENGTLGLSVGPAPIYVRHVPASAPNPPSAPPAGNAPAPYDGRYATPNFQRVWERTDRAVAEGRLTQPRTWLWGPQPITASHREPYSDSPGGSRVVQYFDKSRMEINNPANGQVTNGLLVVELITGKTQVGDAAFADAAPAEQAVAGDPTEANPQGPTYASFRSVAYPINTAKAPNRTGQTVIATLRRDGGVADDGALGRYGVQIGGYDATLGHNVPRVFTDFFAQRGLIYEGGYRQGQVIDAIFAVGLPISEPYWARVKVGGVEKDVLMQAFQRRVLTYTPSNPAGFQVEMGNVGQHYLRWRYGR